The following are encoded together in the Streptomyces sp. NBC_00358 genome:
- a CDS encoding streptophobe family protein: MSIGTMHHGGSTRSVPWGDVLLSAIASVSWALIGMAGTAALGLHLLGADSAASLGPMTAAVVALGANGAVTPSGNVSAFGLKGAEAHTAIQITPLGVGLVGALLMSWFFLRSLRGAGVVVAPAELLARAGSVVVVFVATLGGLAWAGHDVITIDGGKLGLDKVTGGGGGLGDITDKLPGGLGDLGGLLPGRIGDLVKAKAAVGFSVDTTPTLLGGAAWAAGVLLIALLASRRTPLPRGWDAVHRVVRPAVSSLAAVLLVAVLAGLAAAAYAAVGDDHPKRVAGAALLGAPNGVWLGVPLGLFVPWDGKATGELAKLLPDPLDRLLTVDASRPVTLGRLAELDGRVWLLAVAAALMMLYAGVLTAARTPFVRAGDAAAAGVPGASAVRGDSALRFAGRCALRLGVVTALALPLLAWLTEVSVDASLSVLGFDAFGAGITLHGRLGVALVLGALWGAGAGGVGALLACASGAAGRRAAGVARGDSGGAGSGGSGEPRGAEGLGSGGTGVGASASAGVGAGGNAGPYRPGGSYRAPNPDTNPYLKVPDQLREPEDRRPGPGGSRPAGDVYGAPTVVGPIGAPRPKRRQDGPPPLPPPPPPVPPAPGEGPPPPPRGPRR, from the coding sequence ATGAGCATCGGGACCATGCACCACGGCGGGAGCACCAGAAGCGTGCCGTGGGGGGACGTGCTGCTGTCCGCGATCGCCTCCGTGAGCTGGGCGTTGATCGGCATGGCGGGCACCGCCGCGCTCGGCCTGCACCTGCTCGGCGCGGACTCGGCGGCCTCGCTCGGCCCCATGACCGCCGCGGTGGTGGCGCTCGGGGCCAACGGCGCGGTGACGCCGTCGGGCAACGTCTCCGCCTTCGGGCTGAAGGGGGCGGAGGCGCACACCGCCATCCAGATCACACCGCTGGGCGTCGGACTGGTCGGCGCCCTGCTGATGTCCTGGTTCTTCCTACGTTCCTTGCGCGGGGCCGGAGTTGTCGTCGCGCCGGCTGAACTCCTGGCGCGGGCGGGCTCGGTGGTCGTCGTGTTCGTGGCGACGCTGGGCGGGCTCGCCTGGGCCGGCCACGACGTCATCACGATCGACGGCGGCAAGCTCGGGCTCGACAAGGTCACGGGGGGTGGCGGCGGGCTCGGTGACATCACGGACAAACTCCCGGGCGGGCTCGGGGACCTCGGCGGCCTGCTGCCCGGCAGGATCGGCGATCTCGTGAAGGCGAAGGCGGCCGTGGGCTTCTCCGTCGACACCACGCCGACGCTGCTCGGCGGGGCCGCGTGGGCCGCCGGGGTCCTGCTGATCGCCCTGCTGGCCTCCCGGCGTACGCCGTTGCCGCGCGGCTGGGACGCCGTGCACCGCGTGGTGCGGCCCGCCGTCTCCTCGCTCGCCGCCGTGCTGCTGGTCGCGGTCCTGGCCGGGCTCGCGGCGGCGGCGTACGCGGCGGTGGGCGACGACCACCCGAAGCGGGTCGCCGGCGCGGCGCTGCTGGGTGCGCCCAACGGGGTCTGGCTCGGCGTCCCCCTCGGACTCTTCGTCCCGTGGGACGGCAAGGCGACCGGCGAGCTGGCCAAGCTGCTGCCCGATCCCCTCGACCGGCTGCTCACGGTCGACGCGTCCCGGCCGGTCACCCTCGGGCGTCTCGCCGAACTCGACGGGCGCGTATGGCTGTTGGCCGTCGCCGCCGCCCTCATGATGCTGTACGCGGGCGTCCTGACGGCCGCGCGTACGCCATTTGTACGGGCCGGGGATGCCGCCGCTGCGGGGGTGCCGGGTGCTTCGGCTGTACGGGGCGATAGCGCGCTGCGGTTCGCCGGGCGCTGCGCACTTCGGCTCGGGGTCGTGACGGCGCTGGCACTGCCGCTGCTCGCGTGGCTGACGGAGGTGTCGGTGGACGCCTCCCTGTCCGTGCTCGGGTTCGACGCGTTCGGGGCCGGGATCACGTTGCACGGGCGGTTGGGGGTGGCGTTGGTACTGGGTGCCCTCTGGGGGGCGGGGGCCGGGGGTGTGGGGGCGTTGCTGGCCTGTGCGAGTGGGGCCGCGGGGCGGAGGGCCGCGGGGGTGGCACGGGGTGACTCGGGGGGTGCGGGGTCCGGGGGGTCCGGGGAGCCCAGAGGGGCCGAGGGGCTCGGCAGTGGTGGGACGGGGGTTGGTGCGAGTGCGAGTGCCGGTGTCGGTGCCGGTGGGAATGCCGGGCCGTACCGGCCCGGGGGGTCGTACCGGGCTCCCAACCCGGACACCAATCCGTATCTGAAGGTGCCGGACCAGTTGCGGGAACCGGAGGATCGGCGGCCTGGCCCGGGAGGTTCCCGGCCGGCCGGTGACGTCTATGGGGCGCCCACCGTGGTGGGGCCGATCGGAGCGCCCCGCCCGAAGCGGAGGCAGGACGGGCCACCGCCGTTGCCTCCACCGCCGCCGCCTGTTCCGCCCGCGCCGGGAGAAGGCCCACCGCCGCCTCCGCGCGGGCCTCGACGCTGA